aggggcgcatatttttgataatatttgattgattaaagtgggataaaaagccaaaaagatttttaattttatttttaccatgtttttaaaattaatatataaatcttaaattaatattgtaaactttgtaaaaacaatatatttaaaattgtaaatatttgaaaaattaatataagtttgatgtgaatttataatatgaatttttaaattaagtttggtgtgaatttttaatttttaaaatatgaattttatttttatgcattttaaattgtaagtttgttgtgaatttttaatattaattttgaattttatatttaaattgtgtgaatttaaaaacaaaaatttactttatctcattaagttaaaaatatgatttttaaaattcgtcgtaagttgaagactaggtcgttgaaccgaaattgctttacccgagggagggacgagaacttttattatcattatttttaatcttattgaattaaagtatgccaaaaacattaaaaaaaccccaaaaatcttagcttttaaaacaatcgctacaaaaagacaaattttaaaattttgtcgaaggacggactaggacatcgatccgaaacgacctcgtcctaaataacaagggaaacaaaattttaaaattaattacttaattgttttaattagtataagatataaaaaaaatatatacaaactccgctactcgcagagtttgaagggtcaaacaccgcgactcgcggagggcacgaattacagaaaaaaaaaaatgcaagaacagctcagttgcacaccacaaaaacgaaaatactgcgaaaataacccgaaaaaacccgaaaaagacctcccaaatcacaatttttcaccgttaatcatcaaatcttttactaaaatcatgttgagaaggatgctatcaaggaattactcaagaaaaacggtaaatttctacacctaaacaccatttaatccgaaaattagtgttcttgagcaatttttttcccaattcgattttgatgctttttagtgtaattatgcttaaattgcttatgtattatgcttgtataacctagattgatgctatttaacatgattagaagccttaaacttcaaattttgagtaatctagggtttgtgttcttgagcaaatttggggctttttgatataaacaggttatggccgatttttgtcatgaattgttgctaaattaagtagtgtaacatgtttaggtagttaaatgatccaaactttgaacctaaacatgattttgagaattaaagtggactttttcaagtctaaaattcatgaacttgatttttgaaagataatgccatttgaaacttgtttaattgctagtaatgattattttgacatgttatttgagttaaatgcttatgaacttgacgaacattttcgtatatacttatttgaaaaagtgtagatttgataaaaatatgaaaatgagcttaagtttgatataaattgatcatgtcattgtaattattttgattgatgattttgctgacactaatgcatatttggatgcacaaaaattgtgtttgatgtgttttgcagactgaaaggggtgaatcttcatcccaagctcgcaatgctcctgctgagaatgcggaacaacaggaggtggataactacaacaaacaagatatacctcatccagtcatgacattttctgatatgcacttggaagatttgcacccgaacctgagatttgacagactttggatagattatccaaaataccaaaggggtttgcatactcttcattctaaagttgttgaggtacctagggtcatagaatggggaccattagaagctgtagaattggccgggccaattagggaattacttgcacagaggtatggtaattctacttttaacgactgggtacgtttattcaccatgcgtagacctgtatataaagtatggtgtgaagaattgttgtgtagtatagaattaaatgatcgggtagctagtttaaccgatcgatcttttattagatttttgttaggaggttcgatgcgccacatgtctttactagacatggcttaggctttatgtatatatatgcctgaggagttagcatctgccgattgtagagggttgatactaaatggtagaaagatagatgaaaattttgatacacatggtgtatggagtcaaatgacaagccatcaccgatttaaagggggaaattactcttatttggatatagatagagctgaattaagagtaattcataggtttttagctaattcgattacacaaagaggtaagaacaaggaaaaggtaaatgaacaggatttattttaccatatgtgtattcgagacccacaaagcgctgtaagtataccttattgtgtgggttattatttatcagctatggttaggggatgagaccgcatagcataataggaggtggtatatttattactttgattgctgaatatctcggtgtggatataagtcgggggggggggggattattagtcgaagaaccagaacctcgcgatacaataggtttaaatgtataccatggtgcgaaagttttgaagaggcgaaataacgccacagtacaataccatggtagacatccacaggttgagagaaaccaacagcaaggtaatgtaggagggggaaatgaaatgcaagaaatgcaaaggtttatagcttcacaggagtacgaaaatgctagacatagagcatttgaagattggcaagttcctcaaaaccaaatcatagcttattgccaacatataggtagaaactatattcctactacaaagcccatattccctccctgatctatagagattcaaccaccgtatcctacatataacccagccgaagcattttatagcacctatggttatgcatggaacccctactggtatcagtatcatccctagtctacttagttttatttattttgtaatttgtaatgttgatacgtttaatacttatttaatattgtaatagtttttataattttctaacttttattcttagattttaataatttttgaatgtggggtaatataccaaacttcaaaaatatgtatatatgtttgcagtttatcttatgcacacaacagggtaaaacaacgcattttcaaagactggcattaagttcagcaaaagcaactaattttgacgacaagatgcaaaatatatgtgaaataacaacaagacggaatgaacaaatgatgtgcaccatttatcattcagcaaacaaacacaaatatgtttggaaactttggtaaaatttaatcattttcacacaaatcaccctcaataatttaaattgttactgatttcttacaaatgagggcattgcaagatcttaagtgtgggaaggggttaaattctttcggattttaaaatttttactttatacacttggttaccattagaaatactagtaaagtagtagttgtattagaatctagtgctctctgataataaagaacagccctagtcttatatactgactacccaattctagtaaaatttttcaaaatttttaattaaatgaactcaaaatcatgtttatacatatttatgaacgataaaactaggttttaacaccgaaattattgttacctcggaaaggacataaattgataaacaaaccaaaatgttaaaattcatttaaaatggaatagaggacaataaaaaggaaaataaaagccaagtgtgggaaaattcttcaagttattcaaaacatatgtcacatatttttttacaaataactgaaaatacttttgctttggactaaactaaactgttttacccgatgaaagaaaagaagagatggatctacacgatgaatcaattccatcattaaaagaaagtaaagtcttccgaaaaagaaacgcgcttcttgatttaggtcatgaagttgtcgtccagaccagctgtaggttgacgaaaaatttagaaaagtcatcactaaaatcagcaggaaatccacggacctcagcattaaacagggtcgccaagtggtcagatttatcctaaccatgagaaggatttatctcgtacaatggggggcaccatgcaaattagctggataagactaatgaatcagatccccagaaaggataatctccttaaaagatcaaaaatcagcttttaagcctgatattactcaatccttgagattgaccttaaagattgagaattacaaactcatagaattcaatgatatctaaactcgagcctgaacgagaaaatattttgatcaaaattacaaaccgatttgttttctaaaaacccattttcaatgcgttcattaccattgaacgtaaaatcctaggaattcacctggaattcattaggtcacctgaaccaaatcgggtgtcaaccgtaagaacggtggttgcatagtggtcaaagacaggaccttgtgccaaacctacaaattataagggtgagctttactattgctcctaccaaggatagtaattgcgtctgacacgttatagaccataattaaaagcatgtcaggggacattgccttaacagttgcttgttcaacgctttcctttacaaccggacggtagtttaccgaaaggtaatatacgggacaagtaaactgtacgtgttgctttcctaatacaaggttagcaagtgggtgacacaaaaccgcaagttttgggctaaaattttcaaatctgaaacccaccaaacccacaaaaatattttgcaaacaccggtgaagggttattccggaaaacttatctagggtaaaaactagatttaattttcaaaagatcaaatgttttcataaagatccaatttctttaatggatctaaatttttatagtcatgtgggactgtaaaccatatcgttactaccattgtttataccgccgtatagaaatcactgatgtacaaagtgtgaagaataaagaagtgattctagtatttcaagacgatattgcttgaggacaagcaacgctcaagtgtgggaatatttgataatgctaaaaacgaacatatatttcatagcattattcctcaagaaagacaagcttttagttgcaattgttctatttaaaagtgatattcgtttgaataataaaaggtgaagacaaaagacagattcgacgaattgaagacgcaaacgaccaaaaagctcaaaagtacaaaatacaatcaaagaggttccaattattgataagaaacgtctcaaaattacaagagtacaagattcaaaacgcaaagtacaagatattaaattgtactcaaggacgttcgaaaatccggaaccgggacatgagtcaactctcaacgctcgacgcaatggactaaaaattacgagtcaactatgcacataaatataatataatatataattaattcttaaaattaatatatatattataatatatttataaatcgtcggtaagaaagaagccaaaggagggtgagccgtattttcaaactccgcgactcgcggagtttgaaggcaaaagttgccgcgagtcgcggagtacccctgaactcaattccctataaagccaaccgaattctgatcattttcatatccataatctatctctctctcaatatatacgtaatatatatatatatatatatatatatatatatatatatatatatatatatatatatatatatatataatttatattttaattttaattttaaatttaaatcctaataataagggtatgttagtaaatgttgtaagggtgtaagtcgaaattctgtccgtgtaacgctacgctatttttaatcattgtaagttatgttcaacctttttaatttaatgtctcgtagctaagttattattatgcttatttaatccgaagtaatcatgatgttgggctaattactaaaattgggtaattgggctttgtaccataattggggtttggacaaaagaacgacacttgtggaaattagactatgggctattaatgggctttatatttgtttaactaaatgatagtttgttaatgttaatgtaaagatttacaattggacgtccctataaattaccatatacactcgatcggacacgatgggcggggtatttatatgtacgaataatcgttcatttaaccggacacgggaatggattaatagccactagaataattaaaacaggggtgaaattatgtacaaggacacttggtataattgataacaaaatattaaaaccttgggttacactcagtcgacatcctggtgtaattattaaacaaagtattaaaatcttgtcactgtttaagtccccaattagttggaatatttaacttcgtgtataaggataatttgacgaggacactcgcactttatatttatgactgatggactgttatggacaaaaaccagatggacatattaaataatctaggacaaaggacaattaacccatgggcataaaactaaaatcaacacgtcaaacatcatgattacggaagtttaaataagcataattcttttatttcatatttaatttcctttattttatatttaattgcacttctaattatcgcatttttattgttattgtatttaattgcacttttaattatcgtactttttaattatcgcaagtttattttatcgcacttttattattcgcaatttcattatcgttatttactttacgcttttaattaagtcttgtatttatttattattttacatttggttttaactgcgactaaagttttaaaatcgacaaaccggtcattaaacggtaaaaacccccctttataataataatattacttatatatatatttgtaaaagtaaactaatatagcgttaagctttgtttaaagattttccctgtggaacgaaccggacttactaaaaactacactactgtacgattaggtacactgcctataagtgttgtagcaaggtttaagtatatccattctctaaataaataaatatcttgtgtaaaattgtatcgtatttaatagtattttctgctgaaatttaaagctattttatatacacctcgcataacatcaggcatCAAATTAGAAATGCTCTTTTTACCAATTCATTCTCCCGTTCATATCCACCAACCATTATCTATTATTTCAACAATTCACCAACTCCCACTTTACTTGACAAGACCTGACTTGCCgagtcagaaaaagtggggagtggtgacCTATGTCACATGGGGTATGTCAGTttatattttttatcattattttaattattttaaatataacataaattaatataattataaaaattaatataaatagaaattactaaaaattaaaaatcatacattatattaaataattaaaaattacaACTCCTAAAAAATAACAAAGCAAACATTACACATCCTAAAACAACACAATTCCTTAATTGTCGTCTTCGCTATCGCGATTATGCCATAGATGCGAAACAAGAGTATGTCAAAGATACTCATGCTCGTATTTGTCACGCAACTCTTTTGTCTTCTCAGCATATACATCACACCTTTCATACCAAGTTGATCCTTCTAGGTTGTTGACAGGCAAGTAGTAAGATTTATTTTCAGCGATGTTAAAACCATTGTCTTCAATTATCATGTTGTGCAATATGATGCAACCATACATGATTCTTCTGATTGCGTTTACGCTATATGCCCTAGCAGGTTGTCTTAAAATACCCCAACGACCTTGCAAAATTCCAAATGTCCTCTCAACGTCTTTACGAGCTGCATATTGTTTCTTTGTAAAGTATTTCCTTTTTGCATCAACAACACTTGAGAATCCCTTAACGGAAGAAGCCCACGAAGGGTAAATTCCATCGGCAAGATAGCAGCCTCGATCAAAATCAACGTCTCCAATTGCGTATGGAACTTGAGGAGCCGTGTCAGCTAGTAAACTATCAAACAATGGAGATGCATTAAGGACATTCAAGTCATCGTTCGAACCTGCCATTCCAAAATATGCATGCCAAATCCAATTGTCATACGATGCAACAGCTTCCAACATGATTGTCGGGTAACCGTGATCACCTCGTGTGAATTGACCTTTCCATACATTTGGACATTTTCCCcaagcccaatgcatacaatcaatgcTTCCAAGCATTCCAGGAAAGCCGTGAAGTTCTTCATGTTTAAGATACAACCGACGTATATTGTCCTCAGTTGGTTCTCTCTTGTATACATTATCATACAAATCTATAATACATCTTGTAAAATTTTACAAAGACTCACGTGATGTTCTCTATGAAATTTGTAAATATTCGTCAAATAGATCCGGTGAATCACCGTATGCTAATTGACGAATGGCAGACGTTACTTTTAAATGAGTAGATACTCCGGGAACACCACGTGCATCAGGACGTTGTTGAAAATAAGTAAACCACGCAGGTGCATCAGAACGATTAGAGTAAGAAAGTATATCTTTCATTATTTGTTTAAGAAGACTTTTTGACATTCGATAAGGTCGGTTGAAATATTAAGGGGGATACTTCGGATGTTTAACAAAGTAATCTAGCATCAAACGATCACGATAAATGTAGCGATGTCTTCGTCTTGATCCAGCTAGTGAGCTTTCAGCCTCATTTTGTTCCTCACACTCTCTAGGAATTAGCACGTTATTTCGATAAACAAAAATAGTTTGGATTGCGTTCATCACACTTTCTTCGTCGGAACTACTCATTTTTcaaaagaaatatattgaatttgatgaaagaatgtggatttgattgtgtgaaaatgagttagaatattagttatatatatgtaagattaaaaaaaaaattatactccAACAGTACAAAATCTAACCGTTattctttttttattatttattaatgtggGAATGAGCGTCACCTAGCCGATTGACCGAATGGGAACGAGGGTGGGCGACGGAGGCGCGGAGTGGCAAAAAAAGTGACGGGATGTGGGACGGAGGGGGGACGCGTCTCCACTCCGGGTGCCAAACCAACCTAGTCAAAGAAGCACATCAACTACAAAGGTACCAGTAGGGTATTTTACTTACACAAGTACCAAGTAACAGAATTAACTTCCGTTTGGATCAATCGTGTTATATGTCTTGCACTAGTCCAAAAAATCAACGTATGCTTATTATTTTTCACATCGACCCTCAACCATATGTCTATATGTTTTGGGTTTTCCCGCGAACGTTTCTTGAACCTGCAAATTTGATAAACTAATCATCATAAGTACAATTAATCAAATTAACTTTAGATAAACTATCACAATTATGTtgaattagtcatcaaataataaaCATGATCAAATTTAATCTCATGCAATCACATCATAACAAGTACATAAAAGAAGACTTACTTGATTGAAGAATTGCATCTTGTGAATGATGAATCCATACTTTGGGGTTGTCAATTCCAATATTGATGTTCTTAATCCGATGGAGGGATTTCTCTCAAGTTATCGGTGTTCTTGAGATAATACATAATGAATAACACATTGAGAAAATGACCGCATCCATTCATTTATAGTTAAGGTGGTTGTGGCGGTTACTTCCATCAAATAACCGCCAAAGTTAGTTAAAGTTAGTTACATTATTAGGCATACATAAGGGTGTGTAATATAAATGGTAAAAGGTCACATAAAATGAAATATTCTAACATTTACTAATAGTTAATACACCATGAATTAATAGGGACATAAGTCAGAAGATTCGAATATATCTTTTGTTGCTAGTCATTCCTTGAATTATGGACAGTCATTTGAATACGCTTTCTTatgataacatttatatttttGGACCGCCTTGGAATGAGATAGTACTTCCACCCAATTTCAGGATTTTATTTGAAGTATAATTATCTCCACTTGAACCTTTGCCCTTCTATGAGCCTTTTCTCTTATTGGGAATGTGAAAACAATATGAGCAAGATCATGTTATAATGAAAATGAACTAAGAAACTTTCATCGATTTTCATGTCAATGCTTTTCAGTTTAATTGCCATATCGCTCATCATAATGTGCTCACATACACTAATAACCCCGTCATATTTGGGAGTCAAGATTCTTAGAATCAATGTGTTTTCACAAATTTTTTGAAATCCCTTTAAATTGTTACTTTACGAAGTTTAATTATTCCTTTGCATTCTCGAAATCATGAGTTGATCCTGAAATGACAAATGATATGGAGTTCATAATGATCATGAGAGACATACGGTTAGATCGCTCCCACTATTCATAAGCACGTTACTGATCTGATGTACTAGCATCAGTAAACGCAACATGATGATTATTATTTACTCCAAAGTAAGTTTCACTTGATCTCTCCATGTTGTCAAGTTATTACCAGTAAAGGGTTCAATTCCCGATAAGTAAGCCGTATTTGCATTAAGGTAGATGTTGACATAGTGCTCAAATAAAGCTAAAGAATTAATGGGATATATTTATAAGTAAAGTCaagtacatgtataaatatataacctATCATGAACACCAAAATAATAAGGCATATAAGATGTTGTGCTCAATTATCAACCTCAAGTTGGTTCAGTTGACAATTAAGTCGTTAGACATCTTTAACAGAACTAAGCATGTTGATATTGCTCGATCTACACATGTTTTACCTCGCAATATCTCCCTCGTTTCACTCGTTTTTAATGGATTATTGAGCTTGGAAGGGGTTTATTTGGGCAAACTGGTGGTTCATGGCTAAATATCACTTCTTGGTGtaaatttgaccaagtttgaccaaaaAGTGAACCAAAACGACAAAAACCAAGAGAATGCAGAATTTCAGCAAAAGCGGCGAACCAAAAtggcaaatgcggcgcatctctagtGTAATTTTGGCCCCTTAGGCACCAGAATGTTTAAAGGCACAAAAATGCGGCGCATTCATCACTAAATCTGGCACATTCGGTCAACATAATACGGAGTATCAGTACCAAAATCCGGCACATCTACTGTTCATGACCAATTGCGGAATCATCTATGAAATGCGCCGTATCTTCGCTGTTTTGTGCAGAATTTTGTCAAGGCTATAAATAGAAAATGGGATTAGGTTTAAAGGGGGAGCTACAATTTCTACCTTGATTTTTaccctaaaaaccctaatttcatcatctagCGGGAGATTAAGGCTAATTTGGAGGATTAAGCTGAAGCTCAAGCAATTTTAGTGTTACATCTACATCATTACTTCAATTGGGTTGTAGTCTCCACCTTTATCTTCATTATTTTCATTGAATACTTGTAATTGTTGGAACATGAAGTTTATTTGTGATTTCTTGTCTTTGATTAGTGTTAGTTTAGCAATGCTTGGCTAATTagattgtgtttgcttatctatgaagctCTAATGTAAGGATTTGCCCCATATTGATTGAATAATTGTAGTTTGAATGAAATACTTGAGAAATTTTTTTTGAGTTAGCTAATGATCCATTGCTAGTTATTGTTTTGAACTTAACCTTTATTATATGAGTTGTTTATCATTACTAAGTGATTTCTAATGGGATTCAGTTCATACTTCAATATGTTTGCATGATCTAGACAATCAAAGAAAGGATTATAAGTGATTGTGTCCTCTAATTGTATTGGTTTTCAAGGTGTTCTTAGTCAAAACTAGTGGTGCTTAGttttcttaagtgattttgattaataagggattttaagtgattttaatccaagcATAATCTCACTGACTTCTCATAATTCAACTTGATCTTGTAATTCGATTcttatgtgagtttgcaaagtTTCACTTGATTATGGTTTAATATTGATATTAAACATCTAATAGTTCAACAATGAATGTGATAGCAATTGGAAtaaaacggggcaatccaagcataaAGGGTGGATTATATAAGTGGACACTACTTAGTTACTTAATTTATATTTCGATATTTAGTTATTTTCTTATTGTTGTACGTTTTAGTTGTTAGTCAAATTCAATCAAAACTCCCCAATCAAACTAGGACGGTTATTAGTTTCAATATTCAATTGACCTACTCTCTTGGGACGAAATTGACTTGAATGcttacatggaaagtgttatgatgACCAGGATGTAGTTGATCGtaagttgtgtgtgcttattgtgGTATTTGAATCTTTATAAATTAAAAGAATATGTGGTGCAACACAtcaaactttt
This window of the Rutidosis leptorrhynchoides isolate AG116_Rl617_1_P2 chromosome 7, CSIRO_AGI_Rlap_v1, whole genome shotgun sequence genome carries:
- the LOC139859718 gene encoding uncharacterized protein, with translation MKDILSYSNRSDAPAWFTYFQQRPDARGVPGVSTHLKVTSAIRQLAYDLYDNVYKREPTEDNIRRLYLKHEELHGFPGMLGSIDCMHWAWGKCPNVWKGQFTRGDHGYPTIMLEAVASYDNWIWHAYFGMAGSNDDLNVLNASPLFDSLLADTAPQVPYAIGDVDFDRGCYLADGIYPSWASSVKGFSSVVDAKRKYFTKKQYAARKDVERTFGILQGRWGILRQPARAYSVNAIRRIMYGCIILHNMIIEDNGFNIAENKSYYLPVNNLEGSTWYERCDVYAEKTKELRDKYEHEYL